A part of Paenibacillus sp. IHBB 10380 genomic DNA contains:
- a CDS encoding GAF domain-containing protein: MFQAIPYEGDRGYQFSAVLDQLKSLIHDEPSSIANLANASSLLNLFMKDTNWVGFYLFDGKELVLGPFQGLPACIRIPLGRGVCGTAAIERRTLLIDDVHAFPGHIACDEASNSEIVVPIMKDGELYGVLDIDSPLKNRFDDEERQFLEQFVEILSAHL; this comes from the coding sequence ATGTTTCAAGCGATTCCCTACGAGGGCGACCGTGGATATCAATTCTCAGCCGTATTAGATCAATTAAAATCCCTTATTCATGACGAACCTAGCTCCATCGCTAATTTAGCTAATGCCTCATCTTTACTTAACCTGTTTATGAAGGATACCAACTGGGTCGGATTCTACTTGTTTGATGGTAAGGAGCTCGTACTTGGACCCTTTCAAGGCCTTCCAGCCTGCATACGTATTCCCTTAGGTCGCGGTGTCTGCGGAACTGCTGCTATCGAGCGTCGTACACTCCTTATCGATGATGTTCATGCCTTTCCTGGTCATATCGCTTGCGATGAGGCTTCCAACAGTGAAATTGTGGTGCCGATCATGAAAGACGGTGAACTGTATGGGGTACTAGATATAGATAGCCCACTTAAGAACCGATTCGATGATGAAGAACGCCAATTTCTAGAGCAATTTGTAGAAATTTTATCGGCTCATTTGTAA
- a CDS encoding organic hydroperoxide resistance protein yields the protein MSTLYTATVTATGGREGKVISSDGQIDLNIEMPKSLGGSGGAGTNPEQLFAAGYSACFDSALNLVIRSKRMKEVTGTEVTAHVSIMKEGDGFKIGAMLDVKVSGVDKATAQELADAAHQVCPYSKATRGNIDVTINVVE from the coding sequence ATGAGTACACTATATACGGCAACAGTAACGGCAACAGGTGGAAGAGAAGGTAAAGTGATATCTTCAGATGGTCAGATTGATTTAAATATTGAAATGCCAAAAAGTTTGGGTGGTAGCGGCGGAGCTGGAACAAACCCCGAGCAATTATTTGCTGCTGGATACTCGGCTTGTTTCGACAGTGCTCTGAACTTGGTCATTCGTTCAAAAAGAATGAAGGAAGTAACAGGAACCGAAGTAACAGCGCATGTCTCCATTATGAAAGAGGGCGACGGTTTCAAGATCGGCGCTATGTTGGATGTGAAAGTATCTGGTGTGGACAAAGCTACAGCTCAAGAGCTTGCAGACGCAGCACATCAAGTATGTCCGTATTCTAAAGCAACACGTGGTAATATCGACGTGACAATTAACGTCGTTGAATAA